From the genome of Bifidobacterium asteroides, one region includes:
- a CDS encoding gluconate:H+ symporter, which translates to MLPVLSGIAAIIVLIVLIVYCKLHPFVALIISSLCLGLVNGLGTEKTVKSFTTGFGSQLSTTGIVIGLGAIIGGMLVSSGGAERIASVIVGKSKKALIPLAVGLVALIIELPNLFEVTFVLLIPIVFSVAKRTHTSALYVAIPMAAGMMTAHGLLPPGPATVIGAGAIGVDLGLVSMIGIVICIPVFAAGVWLFPKLMQRYYLRYQVSDGSEYATKDDALAQAPSMLKSLPSVLLAPILLIIGTIGKAVFSKGSVGYVITQFFGNAVVALLLSALYALIFLGLGSGMTAKKTLSQSKTSLKGVVNVLLIIGAGGGLKEMLQSTGLSDQIATTTAKWAIPTVLLAWLIAALFRVALGSGTVAVAAAAGIVAPMVAQADDLHKALAVLAIAVGAMIFSHVNDGAFWLFQEYLDMTVPQTLKTWSFLVTVQSVAGLIALLLVDAVLGIVV; encoded by the coding sequence ATGCTTCCAGTTCTCAGCGGCATTGCCGCCATCATTGTTTTAATAGTTTTGATTGTGTACTGCAAACTACATCCCTTTGTGGCGCTCATCATCTCATCTTTGTGCCTTGGTTTGGTCAATGGCCTGGGCACGGAGAAGACCGTCAAATCCTTTACTACGGGATTCGGTTCTCAGCTGTCCACCACCGGTATCGTGATAGGTTTGGGAGCCATTATCGGTGGGATGCTCGTCAGCAGCGGCGGTGCCGAACGAATAGCCAGCGTGATCGTGGGCAAGAGCAAGAAAGCTCTGATCCCCCTTGCCGTAGGTCTGGTGGCTTTGATCATCGAATTGCCCAATTTGTTCGAGGTCACTTTCGTGCTCCTTATCCCAATTGTGTTCTCTGTGGCTAAGAGGACTCATACCAGTGCGCTTTACGTAGCCATACCTATGGCAGCCGGTATGATGACCGCCCATGGTCTGCTTCCTCCCGGCCCTGCTACCGTCATCGGTGCGGGCGCAATCGGGGTGGACCTCGGGTTGGTTTCCATGATCGGCATCGTAATCTGCATTCCTGTGTTCGCGGCCGGTGTCTGGCTGTTCCCCAAGCTCATGCAACGGTATTACCTTCGCTATCAGGTAAGCGACGGCTCTGAGTATGCCACCAAGGACGACGCCCTGGCACAGGCCCCTAGCATGCTCAAATCGCTGCCTTCGGTTCTGCTGGCCCCAATTCTGCTGATCATCGGCACCATCGGCAAGGCGGTCTTCTCCAAGGGCTCCGTCGGTTATGTGATTACGCAATTCTTTGGAAATGCTGTAGTCGCCTTGCTGCTGTCGGCCCTGTACGCGCTGATCTTCTTGGGGCTCGGTTCGGGCATGACCGCCAAGAAAACATTGAGTCAGAGCAAGACCAGCCTAAAAGGTGTGGTCAATGTTCTGCTGATCATTGGCGCAGGCGGCGGCCTTAAGGAAATGCTGCAGAGCACTGGTCTGAGCGATCAAATAGCGACAACCACGGCCAAGTGGGCCATTCCCACCGTTCTGCTGGCCTGGCTGATCGCCGCGCTCTTCCGAGTTGCTCTTGGGTCTGGCACGGTCGCTGTGGCGGCTGCAGCGGGCATCGTTGCTCCGATGGTTGCGCAAGCTGATGATTTGCATAAGGCGCTGGCTGTTCTAGCCATCGCCGTAGGAGCCATGATCTTCTCTCATGTAAATGATGGCGCCTTCTGGCTCTTCCAGGAGTATCTGGACATGACAGTTCCTCAGACCTTGAAGACATGGAGCTTCCTGGTGACTGTCCAATCGGTGGCGGGTCTGATTGCTCTGCTGCTGGTGGATGCCGTCCTAGGCATTGTGGTATAG
- the asnB gene encoding asparagine synthase (glutamine-hydrolyzing): MCGIAGFVSDATAEEKTDVLKRMTDIIAHRGPDNEGHFVDERVAMGFRRLSIIDLQGGDQPIFNEDSSMAITMNGEIYNYRELRRQLIDLGHTFSTESDTEVILHGYEQWGHQVVNHLRGMFAFVIWDRGLGELFGARDHFGIKPFYYAQMGGTFMYASEIKSLLQHPDFRKELNAQALRPYMTFQYSALPETFFKGVFKLPEGHWFTFRDGQMSIRQYYDPAFGESRQSLRDLVDSIDRTVQDSVKAHQVADVEVGSFLSSGVDSSYVAALARPRRTYSIGFGKGTYNECDQAGELASMLKLNNTAESLDGDQAFRYFPQIQWYMDEPDSNPSCVPLFFLSELASRDLRVVLSGEGADELFAGYVDYGVHTRSRIIKDATRLLGRLPRKARYAIGRWAKGKHFHGAWHLYANLVPAEESFIGQARVFDEDEAGRLLRPPYREAPRVSEITGRIYARIKGSGLSEIKKKQYLDMHLWMPGDILLKADKMTMAHSLELRVPLLDRKLMYVAEKAPTKYLITDQNTKFAFRKAANRHIPREWSAREKLGFPVPIRDWLHQEHYYRLVRSMFEQEWVAEFFDQECLLRMLDDNYAKRNDARRKIWTVYSFLTWYDVYFVHDGTKPELQDPGQ, from the coding sequence ATGTGCGGAATAGCCGGGTTCGTCAGCGATGCCACCGCCGAGGAAAAGACGGATGTGCTTAAGCGGATGACGGATATCATAGCTCACCGCGGCCCTGACAATGAAGGCCATTTCGTCGATGAGCGGGTGGCCATGGGATTCCGTCGCCTGAGCATCATCGATCTGCAGGGGGGCGACCAGCCCATCTTCAATGAAGATTCCTCCATGGCCATCACCATGAACGGGGAGATCTACAACTACCGCGAACTGCGCCGCCAGCTGATCGACCTTGGCCACACCTTTTCCACCGAGTCGGACACCGAGGTCATCCTGCACGGCTACGAGCAGTGGGGCCACCAGGTGGTCAACCACCTGCGGGGCATGTTCGCCTTCGTCATCTGGGACCGTGGCCTCGGCGAGCTTTTTGGGGCCCGGGACCATTTCGGCATCAAGCCCTTCTACTACGCCCAGATGGGCGGCACTTTCATGTATGCCTCGGAGATCAAGAGCCTGTTGCAGCATCCGGACTTTCGCAAGGAACTCAACGCTCAGGCTCTGCGCCCCTACATGACCTTCCAATATTCGGCCCTGCCCGAAACCTTCTTCAAGGGGGTCTTCAAGCTTCCGGAGGGTCATTGGTTCACCTTTCGTGACGGTCAGATGAGCATCCGCCAGTACTACGACCCGGCCTTCGGCGAGAGCAGACAGAGCCTGAGGGATCTGGTCGACTCCATCGATCGAACTGTCCAGGATTCAGTCAAGGCCCACCAGGTGGCTGACGTGGAGGTGGGCTCCTTTCTCTCCTCAGGGGTGGACTCCAGCTATGTGGCCGCCTTGGCGCGCCCCCGGCGCACCTATTCGATCGGCTTCGGCAAGGGCACCTACAACGAGTGTGACCAGGCCGGCGAGCTGGCCTCCATGCTTAAGCTCAACAACACCGCCGAGTCCCTGGACGGTGATCAGGCCTTTCGCTACTTCCCCCAGATCCAGTGGTACATGGATGAGCCGGATTCAAACCCCTCCTGCGTGCCGCTCTTCTTCCTTTCCGAGCTGGCCAGCCGCGATCTGCGCGTGGTTCTGAGCGGGGAGGGCGCCGACGAGCTTTTCGCCGGGTACGTCGACTACGGCGTGCACACACGATCGCGCATCATCAAGGATGCCACCCGTCTTCTGGGCAGGCTGCCTCGCAAGGCCAGGTATGCCATCGGCCGTTGGGCCAAAGGCAAACACTTCCACGGAGCCTGGCACCTGTATGCCAATCTGGTCCCTGCCGAGGAGAGCTTCATCGGCCAGGCCAGGGTCTTCGACGAAGACGAGGCCGGCAGACTGCTCAGGCCGCCCTACCGCGAGGCTCCCCGGGTCTCTGAGATCACTGGGAGGATTTACGCCCGGATCAAGGGGAGCGGCCTGTCCGAGATCAAAAAGAAGCAGTATCTGGACATGCATCTGTGGATGCCCGGAGACATCCTTCTTAAGGCTGACAAGATGACCATGGCCCACTCCCTTGAGCTGCGGGTGCCCCTGCTGGACCGCAAGCTGATGTATGTGGCCGAGAAGGCGCCCACCAAATACCTGATCACTGATCAGAACACCAAGTTTGCCTTCCGCAAGGCCGCCAACCGCCATATTCCCCGCGAGTGGTCCGCCAGGGAGAAGCTGGGCTTCCCTGTGCCCATCCGGGATTGGCTGCATCAGGAGCATTACTATCGTCTGGTCCGCAGTATGTTCGAGCAGGAGTGGGTGGCTGAATTCTTCGACCAGGAGTGTCTGCTGCGCATGCTGGACGACAATTATGCCAAACGCAACGACGCCCGCCGCAAGATCTGGACCGTGTACTCCTTTCTCACCTGGTATGACGTCTACTTCGTCCACGATGGGACCAAGCCAGAGCTTCAGGATCCAGGACAATAA
- a CDS encoding AzlC family ABC transporter permease yields MQTTQEEAGEVAKPSGTILGSLAAAFPRTLPIMAGFLVLGISYGFLMTSRGFPVVYPLAMSALIYAGSMEFVTVDLLMSTFNPWGALMLTLMVNARHLFYGLAMLPVFRGTGRKKPYLIFGMCDETFALESADPHPAGTDKGWYLFFVTLLNQIYWVGGATLGAVLGNLASFDTRGLDFVLTAMFLVLFLEQWRQAEARLPALIGLLASLACLLVFGPDRFIIPSMVAILAIFILLDFHRQKEAS; encoded by the coding sequence ATGCAGACGACGCAGGAAGAGGCAGGCGAAGTCGCGAAGCCTTCCGGAACCATCCTGGGCTCCCTAGCCGCGGCCTTCCCACGGACTCTGCCCATCATGGCCGGATTCCTGGTGCTGGGGATCTCCTACGGTTTTTTGATGACCAGCCGAGGATTCCCGGTGGTCTACCCACTGGCCATGAGCGCCCTGATCTACGCCGGGTCCATGGAGTTCGTGACCGTGGACCTGCTTATGTCCACTTTCAATCCCTGGGGCGCGCTGATGCTGACCCTGATGGTCAACGCACGGCACCTCTTCTACGGCCTGGCCATGCTGCCGGTCTTTCGTGGGACAGGCCGAAAAAAGCCCTACCTGATCTTCGGCATGTGCGACGAGACCTTTGCCCTGGAGTCCGCCGATCCTCACCCAGCCGGGACCGACAAGGGCTGGTACCTGTTCTTTGTCACCTTGCTCAACCAAATCTACTGGGTGGGCGGCGCCACCCTGGGCGCTGTGCTAGGCAACCTGGCGAGCTTCGACACCAGGGGGCTGGATTTCGTGCTGACCGCCATGTTCCTGGTCCTCTTTCTGGAGCAGTGGCGGCAGGCCGAGGCCCGCCTGCCTGCCCTGATCGGTCTGCTGGCCTCTCTGGCCTGTCTGCTGGTCTTCGGACCCGACCGGTTCATCATCCCGTCCATGGTGGCCATCCTGGCCATCTTCATCCTCTTGGACTTCCACAGACAAAAGGAGGCCTCATGA
- a CDS encoding sugar phosphate isomerase/epimerase, giving the protein MSMAVINKPVIATCLNGAPLQGADGRSMSEADPSDWAKVFTAIAAAGFHYAELSDAWIRPADMTPARRHELVETARSCGVELPSLHVQRASVIQPGIGQSNLAYAHASIDAAAEMGMKVFSTGLHQPLSPSQRKAFWFWLGQGPVDPPDDPERWQTAVRRIRELGRHANGAGMVMSLEMYEDTYLGRADSAVHFVSEVGLPNVGLNPDVGNLVRLRRRIDDWRETYRKTLPYAVYWHLKNYQRDEAPDGSWHVAIPTTLRDGIIDYRWAVHYAQSCGYQGMFICEHYGGDVLSVCAHNAGYLQKLLSRP; this is encoded by the coding sequence ATGAGCATGGCCGTGATCAATAAGCCAGTGATTGCCACTTGCCTGAATGGAGCGCCTCTGCAAGGAGCCGACGGTAGATCCATGTCCGAGGCCGACCCAAGCGATTGGGCCAAGGTTTTCACAGCGATAGCAGCTGCCGGTTTCCATTACGCCGAACTGTCGGATGCCTGGATCAGGCCGGCGGACATGACCCCTGCAAGGAGGCATGAACTGGTGGAGACTGCACGAAGCTGCGGGGTTGAATTGCCTTCCTTGCATGTGCAGCGCGCCAGCGTCATACAGCCGGGAATCGGGCAGAGCAATTTGGCTTATGCGCACGCCAGCATTGACGCTGCGGCAGAGATGGGCATGAAAGTCTTTTCAACCGGACTGCATCAGCCCTTGAGCCCCTCGCAACGCAAGGCCTTTTGGTTCTGGCTGGGACAAGGTCCGGTAGATCCGCCTGACGACCCTGAACGCTGGCAGACTGCGGTGCGCAGAATCAGAGAGCTGGGCCGGCATGCCAATGGCGCAGGAATGGTCATGTCTTTGGAGATGTACGAGGACACCTATTTGGGCCGCGCTGACTCCGCCGTTCATTTCGTATCCGAAGTAGGCCTGCCCAACGTGGGTCTCAATCCTGACGTAGGCAACCTGGTACGTCTGCGCCGGCGGATCGATGATTGGCGCGAAACCTATCGGAAAACGCTTCCATATGCGGTTTACTGGCATCTGAAGAACTATCAGCGCGACGAAGCCCCTGACGGTTCCTGGCATGTTGCTATACCCACAACCTTGCGTGACGGCATCATCGATTACCGTTGGGCGGTCCATTATGCCCAAAGCTGCGGATACCAGGGCATGTTCATCTGTGAGCACTACGGGGGCGATGTCCTGTCTGTCTGCGCTCACAACGCTGGATACCTGCAGAAACTACTTTCCCGGCCGTGA
- a CDS encoding RpiB/LacA/LacB family sugar-phosphate isomerase — protein sequence MRLAFGADPNAAGLKNVLMEEARRLGHEVIDFPTDDPIYANVAIVLAQSVVRGEADRGVLLCGTGLGVSISANKVPGAYCACVSDIYQAERARRSNDANIIAMGAQVLGPETAKCLLRAYLASEFDPDSRSGPKVARIRQFELHQQ from the coding sequence ATGAGACTGGCGTTCGGAGCCGATCCTAATGCTGCAGGGTTGAAGAATGTGCTTATGGAGGAGGCAAGACGCCTGGGTCACGAGGTGATCGATTTTCCTACTGATGATCCAATCTACGCCAACGTGGCCATTGTCCTTGCGCAGTCTGTGGTTCGGGGTGAAGCGGATCGAGGCGTCCTGCTTTGCGGGACGGGTTTAGGCGTTTCGATCTCGGCCAATAAGGTGCCGGGAGCCTATTGCGCCTGCGTATCGGACATATATCAAGCCGAGCGTGCACGCCGCAGCAATGATGCGAACATCATCGCCATGGGTGCTCAGGTTCTGGGACCCGAAACAGCCAAATGCCTGTTAAGGGCTTATCTGGCCAGTGAGTTCGATCCTGATTCCAGAAGTGGCCCAAAGGTGGCGCGCATCCGTCAATTTGAGCTTCATCAGCAATGA
- a CDS encoding dihydroxyacetone kinase family protein, with translation MACRIDDVGEFATESIRGFVQANPGYVKACPGGVIRPTRSRDNQVALVIGGGMGHYPAFAGLVGPGMAQAAVQGNIFASPSARQVVDVCRRADQGRGIILIFGNYEGDRLNFNQAARTLRAEGHDVRVLPVTDDLYSAPPDRIQERRGIAGDMAVFKIAGAACAAGMDLDSVEALAMRANACTRSLGVAFSGCTLPGSDKPLFSVPEGRMSLGLGIHGEPGIGQTDRPTIDGLADLLVRRLMDERPVDRQMHEAHVAPILNGLGALKSDELFAVYDAVQRRLSQLGLRLIQPLVGEFCTSFDMNGLSLSLCWLDEELEPLWCACAETPALHLGDRTDANQTDIDAEMSVQEDGPTEKEQQATPESKQAAQSMARIMQTVMQCVDDNVDYLGRIDAVAGDGDHGLGMQRGAEAASKAADEAIATGSGCRTALKEAAEAWADKAGGTSGALWGELLASLAGHLSDSSRPGKEEIAEGWRDADKHLMEFGGAKPGDKTMVDAVHPFVQAFASCGDSLANTWSHAAEAARHGAEETADMLPKKGRAKAHGSKDLGTPDPGAISFAMIVQAVSPLLKDLASEEQCNADKAVLS, from the coding sequence ATGGCGTGTCGGATTGATGATGTCGGTGAATTCGCAACGGAATCGATCAGAGGATTCGTCCAGGCCAATCCTGGATATGTCAAGGCATGCCCAGGCGGCGTGATTCGTCCAACACGTTCCAGGGATAATCAGGTTGCGCTGGTAATTGGCGGAGGCATGGGACACTATCCGGCATTCGCGGGACTCGTGGGGCCAGGCATGGCTCAGGCGGCCGTGCAAGGCAATATATTCGCATCTCCGTCCGCCAGGCAGGTTGTTGACGTTTGCCGTCGAGCCGATCAAGGGCGAGGCATAATCCTCATCTTCGGCAACTACGAAGGAGATCGGCTGAATTTCAACCAGGCTGCACGCACGCTTCGTGCTGAAGGCCATGATGTACGGGTTCTGCCGGTTACCGATGATCTGTATTCCGCCCCTCCAGATCGAATCCAGGAACGCCGGGGCATAGCGGGCGATATGGCGGTTTTCAAAATCGCTGGAGCTGCCTGTGCGGCGGGAATGGACCTGGATTCTGTGGAGGCCTTGGCTATGCGTGCCAATGCCTGCACACGAAGCTTGGGTGTGGCATTTTCCGGGTGCACGCTGCCCGGGTCGGACAAACCACTGTTCAGCGTCCCTGAAGGCCGTATGTCGCTAGGGCTCGGAATCCATGGAGAGCCTGGAATCGGCCAAACAGATCGGCCTACTATCGACGGTTTGGCGGATCTGCTGGTCCGACGTCTCATGGATGAAAGACCCGTGGATCGTCAAATGCATGAGGCGCATGTGGCTCCCATTCTTAACGGCTTGGGCGCCCTTAAGTCCGATGAGCTCTTTGCGGTATACGATGCTGTCCAGCGACGTCTGTCACAGCTGGGTCTGCGACTGATCCAACCTCTGGTGGGGGAGTTTTGTACCAGTTTTGACATGAACGGATTGTCGCTGTCCTTGTGCTGGCTGGATGAGGAATTGGAGCCTCTTTGGTGTGCTTGCGCGGAGACGCCGGCTTTGCACCTGGGCGATCGTACAGATGCAAATCAGACGGATATAGATGCTGAAATGTCTGTGCAGGAGGATGGTCCGACTGAAAAAGAACAGCAGGCCACTCCGGAGTCAAAACAGGCTGCTCAAAGCATGGCCAGAATCATGCAGACTGTGATGCAATGCGTTGACGACAATGTGGATTATCTGGGACGGATAGATGCAGTGGCGGGTGACGGGGATCACGGACTCGGCATGCAGCGCGGTGCTGAAGCAGCCTCAAAAGCTGCAGATGAAGCAATTGCAACTGGGTCCGGCTGCCGAACTGCATTGAAGGAAGCCGCTGAAGCTTGGGCCGATAAGGCAGGCGGCACGTCAGGAGCGCTCTGGGGCGAATTGCTGGCATCCCTAGCAGGTCATCTCTCTGATTCATCGAGACCTGGCAAGGAGGAGATTGCAGAGGGCTGGCGCGACGCTGACAAGCATCTTATGGAGTTTGGCGGGGCGAAACCGGGAGACAAGACCATGGTCGATGCCGTGCATCCTTTTGTGCAAGCTTTTGCGAGTTGCGGGGACTCGCTGGCAAATACGTGGAGTCACGCTGCAGAAGCCGCTCGCCATGGGGCTGAGGAGACAGCCGATATGCTTCCCAAGAAGGGTCGCGCGAAAGCCCATGGCAGCAAGGATCTGGGTACTCCAGACCCAGGAGCGATCTCATTTGCCATGATTGTCCAAGCCGTAAGCCCCTTACTTAAGGATTTGGCCAGCGAAGAACAGTGCAATGCCGACAAGGCGGTGCTCTCATGA
- a CDS encoding sugar-binding transcriptional regulator encodes MADAAELYWVHGMKVAAVARELDVSASTVSRLLSEAKRRHIIEFTINRQEDSALELRHHLEEKFHIHAVVVGTGEILDATRRRVAVGDAAQSQIWKMANSDMVIGVAWGRTTESLSLQLIPKHLSGVEILQLHGFGNTLSFGENYFTQILTRFGTAYDAQVHLFPAPAIFDSSETREMMWKETSIRQMLELRRSLDLIITSVGTPYGATPSPLFGSGVLSRHDREELNREHVVGDVTSTFYRSDGSMRDLAINKRSTGLSREELLRVPTRLFIVADENKVQALTTALNAGLVTHLVVDQTTAAHLVRQ; translated from the coding sequence ATGGCGGATGCCGCTGAACTCTATTGGGTGCACGGCATGAAAGTTGCTGCCGTTGCAAGAGAGCTTGATGTGTCCGCATCAACGGTCTCACGTCTGTTGTCTGAGGCGAAACGCCGCCACATCATCGAATTCACCATCAATCGCCAGGAGGACTCGGCGCTCGAGCTGAGACATCACCTTGAGGAGAAGTTCCATATCCACGCAGTTGTCGTGGGTACTGGTGAGATATTGGATGCCACCAGGCGAAGGGTTGCCGTAGGGGATGCCGCTCAATCGCAGATCTGGAAGATGGCCAATTCCGATATGGTCATCGGGGTGGCGTGGGGTCGTACTACAGAATCCCTTTCCCTTCAGCTGATACCGAAGCACCTATCGGGTGTTGAGATTCTGCAGCTTCATGGTTTCGGGAATACGCTTTCCTTCGGGGAAAATTATTTTACTCAGATTCTCACTCGCTTCGGCACTGCATATGACGCTCAAGTTCATTTGTTCCCTGCTCCTGCCATCTTCGATTCCAGTGAAACCCGTGAGATGATGTGGAAAGAGACCAGCATTCGTCAGATGCTGGAATTGCGGCGTTCCCTGGATCTGATCATAACCTCTGTTGGCACCCCGTACGGGGCCACGCCCAGTCCTTTGTTCGGTTCGGGAGTGCTGTCCCGTCATGATCGCGAAGAGCTCAACCGTGAGCATGTAGTAGGGGACGTGACTTCCACCTTCTACCGCAGCGACGGCAGCATGCGTGATTTGGCTATCAACAAGAGGTCGACTGGACTGAGCCGAGAGGAGTTGCTCAGGGTGCCGACCCGTCTGTTCATCGTAGCCGATGAAAACAAGGTTCAAGCCTTGACTACGGCTCTTAATGCCGGCTTGGTTACTCACCTGGTCGTTGACCAGACGACGGCAGCACATCTGGTCCGGCAGTAG
- the msrB gene encoding peptide-methionine (R)-S-oxide reductase MsrB, which produces MDKNKISTNNPATVVLAGGCFWGIERFFQEVDGIIDTQVGYAQSIEPDPSYEQVCSGATDAVESVRLTYDPQVVNLRTLTLLLLDLIDPFSVDRQGNDRGRQYRSGLYWDPEHREQEEPVFRRALDELERRTGRHPAVQVEALINFYPAEQAHQDYLLKNPGGYCHIPLEAIASAASRQRYIERIWSLDPESYEVTQHSATERPFANAYDGEFRPGIYVDVVSGQPLFSSADKYDSGCGWPAFTKPIDPDLLTNRKDYKLLGRPRIEVRTAQTGIHLGHVFDDGPADRGGQRYCMNSAALRFVPRDRMEEEGYGDYLPLVDGATR; this is translated from the coding sequence ATGGATAAGAACAAGATTTCGACCAACAACCCGGCCACGGTCGTTCTGGCTGGGGGATGCTTCTGGGGCATTGAGCGGTTCTTCCAGGAGGTGGATGGGATCATTGACACCCAGGTGGGATACGCTCAGTCCATTGAGCCCGATCCCAGCTATGAACAGGTATGCAGCGGCGCCACCGACGCTGTGGAGAGCGTGCGATTGACCTATGACCCCCAAGTTGTCAATCTGCGGACCCTGACTCTGCTCCTGCTCGACCTAATCGACCCCTTCTCCGTGGATCGGCAGGGCAACGACCGAGGCAGGCAGTACCGCAGCGGCCTTTACTGGGATCCCGAGCATCGCGAACAGGAGGAGCCCGTCTTCCGGCGTGCCCTGGATGAGCTGGAGCGCAGGACAGGCCGTCATCCCGCTGTGCAGGTGGAGGCTCTGATCAACTTTTATCCCGCCGAGCAGGCCCACCAGGACTATCTGCTCAAGAACCCCGGCGGATACTGCCACATCCCTCTGGAGGCTATCGCCAGCGCCGCCTCCCGCCAGCGCTACATCGAGCGCATCTGGTCCCTGGATCCCGAAAGCTACGAGGTGACCCAGCACTCCGCCACCGAGCGGCCCTTCGCCAACGCCTACGACGGGGAGTTCCGCCCCGGCATTTACGTGGACGTGGTCAGCGGGCAGCCGCTCTTCTCCTCGGCGGACAAGTACGACTCGGGCTGCGGATGGCCGGCATTCACCAAGCCTATCGACCCCGACTTGCTGACCAATCGCAAGGACTACAAGCTGCTGGGCCGGCCCCGGATCGAGGTGCGGACGGCACAGACCGGCATCCATCTCGGGCATGTCTTCGATGACGGACCGGCCGACCGTGGCGGGCAGCGCTACTGCATGAACTCCGCCGCCCTGCGGTTCGTGCCCCGGGATCGGATGGAAGAGGAGGGCTACGGGGACTATTTGCCCCTGGTGGACGGGGCGACCCGCTGA
- a CDS encoding 4-hydroxythreonine-4-phosphate dehydrogenase PdxA, which produces MSANASTKPRIAMTFGDPAGIGPELGVRLLADPKNRKSADIYVLADRVEVESAAEKAGLEVPIAGQPNDDAVAVLDDHSLPETAIPVKQTSKVAGERALHQLSRGLDLARDGKIEAMVFMPLNKTSLHLGGMNELDELRWFAKKLGFNGFTSEINIIPGLWTSRVTSHMGLKDVPGRITKDGVVSAITLLHNLLHDSGIAEPRLGVCALNPHNGENGIFGREEIDIIRPGIEQARQAGVNVDGTYPADTIFIGAKDRYDGVVTMYHDQGQIAIKLMGFDGGVTVQGGLPVFIDTPAHGTAFDLVGQNKANITSSQNAFNIACAIGSSRVNR; this is translated from the coding sequence ATGAGTGCAAATGCATCAACAAAACCGCGTATTGCCATGACATTCGGCGATCCGGCCGGCATTGGCCCTGAACTTGGCGTCAGACTGCTCGCTGATCCCAAAAACCGTAAGTCCGCCGACATCTATGTTTTGGCTGACAGGGTTGAGGTGGAGTCCGCGGCCGAGAAGGCCGGCCTCGAAGTCCCCATTGCTGGTCAGCCTAATGATGATGCGGTAGCCGTTCTCGACGATCATTCGCTACCTGAAACCGCTATCCCCGTCAAGCAGACGTCCAAGGTAGCCGGCGAGCGCGCACTGCATCAGCTCAGTCGTGGACTTGATCTAGCGCGCGATGGCAAAATTGAAGCCATGGTTTTCATGCCGCTGAACAAGACCAGCCTGCACCTGGGCGGCATGAACGAGCTCGACGAACTCCGTTGGTTCGCCAAGAAACTGGGATTCAATGGGTTTACGAGTGAAATCAATATCATTCCAGGATTGTGGACTTCAAGGGTGACCAGTCACATGGGACTCAAGGACGTGCCGGGCCGTATCACCAAGGATGGTGTGGTCAGCGCAATCACTCTGCTGCACAACTTGCTGCATGACTCGGGCATAGCAGAACCCCGCCTTGGTGTTTGCGCTTTGAACCCCCATAATGGCGAGAACGGCATTTTTGGCCGTGAGGAGATCGATATCATTCGTCCCGGTATCGAGCAGGCTCGGCAGGCCGGTGTCAACGTGGATGGGACCTATCCGGCTGACACCATATTTATTGGCGCCAAGGACAGGTATGACGGTGTCGTTACGATGTACCACGATCAGGGCCAGATCGCTATAAAGCTGATGGGCTTTGACGGTGGAGTCACTGTCCAAGGCGGTCTTCCTGTCTTCATAGATACGCCTGCGCATGGAACGGCATTCGATCTGGTTGGTCAGAACAAGGCCAACATCACCTCAAGCCAGAATGCCTTCAACATTGCCTGCGCCATCGGATCAAGCAGGGTCAATCGCTGA